A window from Osmia lignaria lignaria isolate PbOS001 chromosome 8, iyOsmLign1, whole genome shotgun sequence encodes these proteins:
- the LOC117610854 gene encoding uncharacterized protein LOC117610854, giving the protein MNADNFERWIQEKVLPNIPENTVIVMDNVSYHSVQINKPPTKYATKTAMLNWLIKNNIPCNDQMRRYELHELIEKNKPQNKIFKIDEIIKAHGHTTLRLPPYTYVRVKPHRIDFGSN; this is encoded by the exons ATGAATGCGGATAATTTCGAAAG GTGGATCCAGGAAAAAGTTCTGCCGAACATTCCAGAAAATACCGTCATTGTCATGGACAATGTATCCTACCATTCGGTGCAAATAAATAAGCCCCCAACAAAATATGCCACGAAAACGGCAATGCTGAATTggctaattaaaaataacatcCCTTGCAACGACCAGATGCGAAGATACGAATTGCACGAACTAATAGAGAAAAACAAaccacaaaataaaatatttaaaatagatgaaattataaaagcaCATGGTCACACCACGTTACGACTACCACCATATACATATGTGCGAGTTAAACCCCATCGAATTGATTTCGGCTCAAATTAA